A genomic stretch from Deltaproteobacteria bacterium includes:
- a CDS encoding amidohydrolase family protein, with protein sequence MSSLVRHVVNSLVFAKFLKNPQQAIVEDAAVWVQGDSISYAGQAAGLPSKAHQEKNRVHLKNFAIFPGLVNAHCHLELTLAKPLPYPGSFTEWIRVLLETKNNFSTKTWRNNIQRGIEQNLAAGVTTLGDHASFNSDFEALLRMPFRGRIFLENLGVIPEIAESIYHQTQRLAQEYEKNTSLLTFNPSPHSVHALDPLVLKNFKDQNHKLLSIHLLESAAERDYFEKNAGELFQFIVERGVYPTPSHSSPIATLAELGILDHPLMAIHLNYINDADLALLAQKSIPVIHCPLSHEYFHHDPFPLEKLLKRNITLGLGTDSLASSRNLSMLEVLRSMKEKYPALSEEDIFIMATKNGAKALQLGHEIGSLEAGKKADLIGVSVDDSQDPMHSLFQSESVDFSMINGKILLPGSSWIPRLQTGG encoded by the coding sequence ATGTCCTCCTTAGTAAGGCATGTTGTGAACTCCTTAGTCTTTGCCAAATTTTTAAAGAATCCTCAGCAAGCTATCGTTGAAGATGCTGCTGTATGGGTGCAAGGCGATTCTATCAGCTATGCAGGACAAGCGGCTGGCTTACCTTCAAAAGCTCACCAAGAAAAAAATCGAGTTCATCTCAAAAATTTTGCCATCTTTCCTGGATTAGTGAATGCGCATTGTCATTTAGAATTAACCCTAGCAAAACCTTTGCCCTATCCAGGTTCTTTCACCGAATGGATTCGAGTTTTGCTTGAAACAAAAAATAATTTTAGCACCAAAACTTGGCGCAACAATATTCAAAGGGGGATTGAGCAAAATTTAGCAGCCGGGGTTACCACCCTAGGAGATCACGCCAGCTTTAACAGTGATTTTGAGGCCCTTTTACGAATGCCTTTTCGAGGTAGAATTTTTTTGGAAAATTTAGGAGTTATTCCTGAAATTGCTGAAAGCATTTACCATCAAACCCAACGATTAGCTCAAGAATATGAAAAAAATACTTCGCTTTTGACGTTTAACCCTTCCCCTCATTCTGTTCATGCCTTAGACCCTTTGGTTTTAAAAAATTTCAAAGATCAAAATCACAAACTTCTTTCTATTCATTTGCTGGAAAGCGCCGCAGAGCGCGACTATTTTGAAAAAAATGCGGGTGAATTATTTCAGTTTATTGTTGAAAGGGGGGTGTACCCTACTCCCTCTCATTCAAGCCCCATCGCAACGCTCGCCGAGTTGGGGATTTTAGATCACCCCCTGATGGCAATTCATCTTAATTATATTAATGATGCCGATTTAGCCCTATTGGCTCAGAAGTCTATTCCGGTTATCCATTGCCCCTTGAGCCATGAATATTTTCATCATGACCCATTCCCCTTAGAAAAATTATTGAAGCGAAATATTACGCTAGGCTTAGGCACCGATAGCTTAGCCAGTAGTCGAAATCTTTCAATGTTAGAAGTACTACGCAGTATGAAAGAAAAATACCCGGCACTTTCTGAAGAAGATATTTTTATAATGGCAACAAAAAATGGCGCTAAGGCCCTACAACTGGGACATGAGATCGGCTCGCTTGAAGCAGGCAAAAAGGCCGACCTCATCGGTGTTTCTGTTGATGACAGCCAAGACCCAATGCACAGCCTGTTTCAAAGTGAATCGGTTGACTTTTCGATGATCAATGGGAAAATTCTTTTGCCTGGGTCATCATGGATCCCCCGGCTTCAGACCGGGGGATGA
- the mqnC gene encoding dehypoxanthine futalosine cyclase, with amino-acid sequence MTIPSNLSHKIEAGERISSEEALALFKEVDLMTLGQWANQLNQRKNQDVISYVVDRNINYTNVCVLRCKFCAFRADKGATNSWEHTHAEIDEKIEELLKAGGTQILMQGGHHPDFKLDYYLNLLSHIKAKYPQVTIHAFSPPELHHIARLCKLSYQQLLSELKKAGLDSIPGGGAEILNDKIRRELSAGKCSAAQWLEVCETAHQLGIQGSATMMFGHIETLEDRIQHMNLLRTLQDRTQGFFAFIPWTFVPGNSPLNLASVGGHDYLKTLAVSRIFMDNFKNIQISWLTQGIKLAQVAIYFGGNDMGSTLLEENVVRSTGVGNKTTVDELCRVITQAGKIPRQRNTFYQYLHN; translated from the coding sequence ATGACCATCCCATCGAATTTGTCGCATAAGATTGAAGCGGGCGAAAGAATTTCATCCGAAGAAGCCTTGGCTTTATTTAAAGAAGTCGATCTCATGACCTTGGGGCAATGGGCTAATCAATTGAATCAACGTAAAAATCAAGATGTGATTAGTTATGTGGTAGACCGTAACATCAATTACACGAATGTCTGTGTGCTACGTTGTAAGTTTTGTGCCTTTCGGGCAGACAAAGGCGCAACGAATAGTTGGGAACACACCCATGCAGAAATTGATGAAAAGATCGAAGAACTCTTAAAAGCAGGTGGCACTCAAATTCTGATGCAAGGCGGGCATCATCCCGATTTTAAATTAGACTACTACTTAAACTTACTCTCTCATATTAAAGCAAAATATCCTCAAGTTACGATTCACGCCTTTAGCCCACCCGAGCTGCATCATATTGCGAGATTATGTAAACTTTCTTATCAGCAGTTACTTTCCGAATTAAAAAAGGCGGGTCTCGACAGTATCCCCGGTGGAGGGGCTGAGATTTTAAATGATAAAATTCGTCGGGAATTATCTGCCGGCAAATGCAGTGCGGCTCAATGGTTAGAGGTATGCGAGACCGCACATCAATTGGGCATTCAAGGTTCGGCCACCATGATGTTTGGCCATATTGAAACGCTTGAAGATCGCATCCAACACATGAATTTACTGCGCACCTTGCAAGATCGCACTCAAGGTTTTTTTGCATTTATCCCTTGGACCTTTGTGCCAGGAAATTCTCCGCTTAATCTTGCTTCAGTAGGTGGCCACGATTATCTTAAAACCTTGGCTGTTAGTCGAATCTTTATGGACAACTTTAAAAATATCCAAATAAGCTGGTTAACCCAAGGGATTAAATTAGCCCAAGTCGCTATTTATTTTGGCGGCAATGACATGGGATCCACCCTGCTGGAGGAAAATGTAGTACGCAGTACCGGGGTTGGTAATAAAACGACGGTGGACGAACTTTGTCGCGTGATCACCCAAGCTGGAAAAATCCCCCGCCAACGTAATACCTTTTATCAATACCTCCATAACTAA
- a CDS encoding menaquinone biosynthesis protein, with protein sequence MMIRLGCPAYLNSKALVYGLDPNQYSISFDTPSSLQKKLAQGEIDIGLLPVVAYLENPVLKILPGMGICSRGPVQSVGLFPTSPKINLLNVKKMKLDPASLTSRKLCQILLTQNHGRSFNEISWDEPKDFEMELLIGDTCLTQSESTRMIDLGEAWQQWTQKPFVYACWMTHLDHLSHVVADLHAALAQGLKNLEKIAHTQKIIRPELAWKYLTQNIYYELGNHELDGLKTFFQYIKKMEQTEHDHPIEFVA encoded by the coding sequence ATGATGATTCGATTGGGTTGTCCTGCTTATCTTAATTCTAAGGCCTTAGTTTATGGCCTTGATCCAAACCAATATTCTATTAGCTTTGATACCCCAAGTTCGCTACAAAAAAAATTGGCCCAAGGTGAAATTGATATTGGGCTTTTACCCGTGGTGGCTTATCTAGAAAATCCTGTTTTAAAGATTTTACCCGGCATGGGCATTTGTTCACGAGGCCCTGTGCAAAGCGTGGGACTCTTTCCAACCTCCCCTAAAATTAATCTATTAAATGTTAAAAAAATGAAGCTTGACCCCGCTTCTTTGACTTCTCGAAAATTATGCCAAATTTTGCTGACCCAAAATCATGGTAGAAGTTTTAATGAAATTTCTTGGGATGAACCCAAGGATTTCGAAATGGAATTACTCATTGGCGACACCTGTCTAACTCAGAGCGAATCTACACGCATGATTGATTTGGGAGAGGCTTGGCAACAATGGACCCAAAAACCATTTGTTTATGCCTGTTGGATGACTCACCTAGATCATTTATCACACGTGGTCGCTGATTTGCACGCTGCCCTTGCGCAAGGCTTAAAAAATCTTGAAAAAATTGCCCACACCCAAAAAATCATTAGACCCGAGCTTGCCTGGAAATACCTTACCCAAAACATCTATTATGAGCTTGGCAACCACGAACTTGATGGTTTAAAGACTTTCTTTCAATACATTAAGAAAATGGAGCAAACCGAACATGACCATCCCATCGAATTTGTCGCATAA
- a CDS encoding CoA transferase, translating into MKNSASSQGIRTPFKKTLKNIRIVDFSRLLPGPFASSILAQMGAKVTCVLPPTSDPLLTEYSPFDWLRKGKKFLTADLKNKTDQNKVRKLIAEADVMLEGFRPGVLERLGFGFKQVKKWNAKLLYFSMTGYPQGSAQFEKAGHDLNFLVESGVYQYFYDASSNKIPALQLADLAGGYLLALQVLSGLFEPAKKRKAKHVYSSILEGMQFMQAYLAGAEHLIPILSGGLARYHIYHTLDHKRLVVAAIEPKFYQTFLKNIGLTHIKNDDPLAIEAITQTIATKTLAQWKEQLKNIDACLSFLE; encoded by the coding sequence ATGAAGAATAGCGCTTCAAGTCAAGGGATACGAACCCCCTTTAAGAAGACATTAAAAAATATACGAATTGTGGATTTTTCCCGATTGCTTCCTGGCCCCTTCGCCAGCTCAATCCTGGCTCAAATGGGCGCAAAGGTCACTTGTGTGCTGCCGCCCACCTCGGATCCCTTGCTTACGGAATATTCGCCCTTTGATTGGTTAAGAAAGGGTAAAAAATTTTTAACCGCTGATTTAAAAAATAAGACAGATCAAAATAAAGTGCGCAAGCTTATTGCTGAAGCGGATGTAATGTTAGAGGGCTTTCGCCCTGGGGTGTTAGAACGTTTGGGTTTTGGTTTTAAGCAGGTAAAAAAATGGAATGCGAAGCTGCTTTATTTTAGCATGACCGGTTATCCACAAGGGAGCGCCCAATTTGAAAAGGCGGGGCATGATTTAAATTTTTTGGTGGAATCGGGGGTGTACCAATATTTTTATGATGCGAGTTCTAATAAAATCCCAGCGCTACAATTGGCTGATTTGGCAGGTGGATATTTACTCGCCCTTCAAGTTTTGAGTGGTCTTTTTGAACCTGCCAAAAAACGCAAAGCCAAACATGTTTATAGCAGCATTTTGGAAGGCATGCAGTTTATGCAAGCCTATTTAGCCGGGGCCGAACATCTCATCCCCATCCTTTCAGGGGGGCTGGCCCGTTATCACATCTATCATACCCTCGATCACAAACGCCTGGTAGTTGCGGCCATCGAGCCCAAATTTTATCAAACATTTTTGAAAAATATTGGCCTCACTCATATCAAAAACGACGACCCTTTAGCCATTGAAGCCATCACCCAAACCATCGCCACTAAAACTCTGGCCCAATGGAAAGAACAGCTAAAAAACATCGATGCCTGCTTAAGTTTTTTAGAATGA